The following are encoded in a window of Pirellulales bacterium genomic DNA:
- a CDS encoding triphosphoribosyl-dephospho-CoA synthase, which translates to MPLDSSSPDDWPSRVSLCAGMACLLEATAPKPGNVHRGADFEGLTYLDFATSALMIGPSIASAAAGGRLGRSVRDCIAATRTAVATNTNLGAVLLLVPLAMVPRDASLAAGVSRVLADLDANDAQLVYDAIRLAQPGGMGHVDEADVSGPAPDNLRHAMQLAADRDLIARQYTTDFADVFDLVVPALRVGVEARWPLADTIVHAHLVTMSRHPDSLIARKCGLSTAEQATRMAQRILEIGRPGDQAYHEAASDFDFWLRADGHRRNPGTTADLITAGLFVALREAIIELPLRFYAA; encoded by the coding sequence ATGCCACTGGACTCTTCCTCGCCTGACGATTGGCCCTCGCGCGTTTCCCTCTGCGCGGGTATGGCCTGCCTGCTGGAAGCGACCGCGCCGAAGCCGGGCAATGTCCATCGCGGCGCCGATTTCGAGGGGCTCACGTATCTGGATTTCGCGACTAGCGCCCTGATGATCGGACCCTCGATTGCGAGCGCGGCCGCTGGGGGACGATTGGGGCGTTCGGTACGTGATTGTATCGCAGCGACCCGCACCGCCGTGGCCACGAATACAAACCTAGGAGCCGTGCTGCTGTTGGTGCCGCTAGCCATGGTGCCACGCGACGCTTCACTCGCCGCGGGCGTGTCACGAGTGCTCGCCGACCTTGACGCCAATGACGCGCAGCTCGTGTACGACGCAATTCGGCTGGCGCAGCCCGGCGGCATGGGGCACGTCGACGAGGCCGACGTCAGCGGCCCAGCCCCGGACAACCTTCGGCACGCGATGCAATTGGCGGCCGACCGCGACCTGATCGCGCGACAATACACGACCGACTTTGCCGACGTCTTCGATCTCGTGGTGCCAGCGCTGCGAGTTGGAGTCGAGGCCCGCTGGCCGCTGGCCGACACGATCGTTCACGCGCACCTGGTCACGATGAGCCGGCATCCCGACAGCCTGATCGCACGAAAGTGCGGCCTATCGACTGCGGAGCAAGCCACGCGCATGGCCCAGCGTATCCTCGAAATTGGCCGCCCTGGCGACCAGGCGTATCACGAGGCGGCTTCCGATTTCGATTTCTGGTTGCGCGCGGACGGGCATCGCCGGAATCCTGGCACCACGGCTGACCTGATCACGGCGGGTTTG